caggtgtgtATGTCTTGGATTGCTGCTCAAGTGTCACAAGATGAtactcatcctcttcctcttcctctgactGCTCCGCTTCCTCATTTCTCtccacactttttttctttgtgcgTGGCTGTACTGGGGTTTCCAGTGGCAAGTGGTCACATGGGAGGAGAAGATTACGATGTAAAATCCTTGATCTCCCTTTTCCTTTCTCAGGTCTGAGTTCATAAACAGGGATATCTTCACTCACTTGACGCACAACTGTGTGGATAGTATCCTCCCAGTGGTTTCTCAGTTTTCCTGGACCACCACGGGGTGTCATGTTCCTGATTAAAACACGATCACCAGGCTGTAGCACTGAGCTTTTCACCTTACTGTCGTAGTGTCTCTTGCTTCTCATGGCAGCTTTGTGAGCATTTTGTCTTGTGATCTCGTACGCTTCTTCCATGCCCTGCTTCCACTTTTCCATGTAGTTATGATGATTACTGTCTCCTTGTTCTGAGGTCAAGTTGAACAACATATCAACTGGCAACCGTGGAGAGCGCCCATACAACAAGTTAAAAGGTGAAAAACCAGTCACTTCACTGCGAGTACAATTGTACGCGTAAATCAGTTTGTTTAGTGAGTCTTTCCAGTTAGTCTTTGTGGTTCTCGACCCAGCAACTCCACAGTACTTTTTCAGTTGAGCGAACAGTTGGTTTTCAAATTCGCCACCCTGATCATGGTGTATTCTTGTTGGGAAGCCAAATTTCAGTGCATAGTCGTTAAAGATCTTGTCTGCAGCTGTTTTGCCTGATTTGGAAGTTGTGGCGTAAGCCTGGGCAAAACGTGTAAAATGGTCAATGATTACAAGAATATACTCATAACCACCCTTACACTTGTCAAGGTGCAAGAAATCAACTGAAACAAGTTCAAACGGTTGAGTGGTTACAATGTTCGTCAGTGGTGCTTTTGTCCCATGGCTTGGCTTCTTGTGCTTGAGGCACACACATCTTCTCATGACATAATCCTCGATCTCCCGTTGCATATACGGCCAGTAAATCCGGTCCCGTACCAGGGATGTAGTCCTTTCTACACCCTGATGACCCATTTCATCGTGAAGTTCTTTTAACACTGTAGTTTTGTGTGCTTCTGGAAGCACCAGCTGTTTTCTGCTTGCAGTTTTCCTGAACAACACTCCACCCTCAGAAATCTCCAACTTATCCCACTCTCTAAGGAGACATAAGATCTGTGAACTGAGTTGTTTGAGTTCTGGACCTGATGGTCGTTTTTCTGCCAGTTTGAACTGAATCACTGGTCCGACAGTGGGGTCATTCCTTTGGTCATGTTTGATTTGTCCTGCTGTTAGTGGAATGAGGGGCGTGTCTGTAGCTATTGCTGCACGTTGTACTGAGACACCCATGGACCATGATGCACTGGATTCATCCTGACTTTCCACTGCCTGTGTAGCTGCTCCAATCACATCCTGTGATATTTCCTCTGAACActctttaatgaatatttcCATATCTAAAGGCATTCTGGACAGACTGTCTGCGTCAATGTTTTCCTTACCCGGACGGTATTTGATTGTGAAGTGGAAATCTGCCAGTTCTGCTACCCATCGACACCCTGTTGCATGCAGTTTGGCAGTGGACAGTACATAGGTAAGTGGGTTGTTGTCACTGTAGACGGTGAAGAATGGTGCATAGTACAGGTAATCACGGAATTTTTCTGTGATCGCCCACTTGAGGGCTAGGAACTCCAACTTTCCTGAATGTAGATGGTAGTTTTTCTCTGCTGTAGTTAAAGTTCGGGAGCCATAAGCAATCACACGAAGCTTTTCATTCTGCCTTTGGTACAATACAACACCTAGTCCCTGGTTGGAAGCATCAGTATGGATGATGAATGGCTGTGAAAACTCTGGGAAGCCTAGAACAGGAGGCTGAGTGAGACAGTCTATCAACTGTTCCAAGATTGACTGGTGCATGTCAGTCCACTTAATGGGTGTGTTGGATGGAACTCCTCTGCTGTTTCGTTTTGTTTGCCACTTCCTCTTTTTGTTGTTCAGTGTTTCGGTTTCTACAGGTGCTTTAAACAGGTCATACAAGGGGCTGGCAATACGTGAAAAATCTTTGATATACTGCCGGTAATAACTTAATAGTCCCAAGATTGCTCTTATCTCACCAACAGTACctggatgtttgtttttcagggcCCTGACAGCAGCAGTATCGGCAGGGTCCACCCGGTTCCCCTCAGCAGACACAATTCTTCCAAGGTACCGTACTTCTGCTTTAAACAGGTCACACTTTCTGGGCTTCAGTTTTATCCCGTGCCCTCTCAGTCGTTGCAGCACCCTTCTGACATCACTGACATGATCCTCAAATGTTCTGCTAAACACAAGAACATCATCAAGATATGGCACACATATTTCATCCCTTAAGCCGTCCAAGCACTCTTCCATGCAGCGCTGGAATGCTGCAGGTGCATTCATAAGCCCAAACGGAATTCGGACCCACTCATACAGGCCCCAGGGGGTCACAAAAGCTGTTAGATGCTTACTGTCCTCGGTCATGAACCCCTGGTGGTATGCCTTGCCCTGGTCCAGCAGTGAGAAGAGGGTGTTCCCTCCCAGGTTGTCCATAATGTCCTGTACTCTGGGGATGGGGTGGCGATCTGGGTGAGTTTTCCTGTTAAGCTCCCTGTAGTCGATGCATAAGCGGAGAGTGCCATCCTTTTTTCTCACACAGACGACTGGAGAGGAGTAGGAAGATGTAGACTTTTCAACCCACCTTTGTGCTATCAAGTCCTGTAAGTAGTCTTTCATCTCTTTGTATAAGGGTTTTGGAACAGAGAGATATTTTCTTGACACTGGATCAGCATCTTTTAGCGAAATGTTCATTTGCAGGTTTTTCACACAGCCTATCTCGTCATCAGACCTGGAGAACGACTCTGACTCTTCTCTTAACATCTGACTGACTATTTGTCTCTGGTGTTCATCAAGGTGAGCCAAATCAACAGGAGGACTCCACTGTTCGTGGACAGGGGCACTTTCACTGGAGCTCTGGGCTTTGACATGGTGAATGGACGCAGTAGGTAGGTGGtctgttttaaatatatttgcaggATATACTGAACTGACTGATTGTACAGTCCCAATAATAGTCCTTCCTGACAGCGTAATGTCATGACTCATAGGGTTTTGCACACTAACAATGATTTTTGGGGCCATGCCTGCCTTCACTGACACAAGAGTATCACAAAACTCTAATCCTTCAGGCCACTGTGGGTTCTCATGAGGCTCGAAAATCAGAGTCTTATCCTCTTTGAAAGCTGGGGCCTGTACTCGACACTCAATTTGAACAGAGCTACGTTTAGGCACACTCACCCACTCATTTGCTGTTCTTACATTATGGTCACAAATCTGTCCTACACTCACAGCATTAATAAAGgtctttgctttgtttttcttaagATGAGGAAAAGCCATTTTTACTGCCTTCACAAGCTTCTCTTTGACTCCATGTGTTGTCTGGTTTTGCAGACTGTCCAGCACAAGATGCTCAATGACATTAAAGCCAATAATAGGACATTGTTGTTGGCTGCCTTTTAGCACTAGCATGGGTATTAGCAACTCATCATCATTAGCAGCAAGTTTAAAGGACACTTCGAGCCAACCACTGTATGGCATGTCTGTCCCGTTGGCTGCTTCAAGTTGTAAAGGGTCAAGAGGGTCAACAAGTTCAGCTACATCCCTTAGCGGCACATCAGGTAAGTGTCTCCCTTTAAATACCTCATCTATAGCACAAACTTGTGAACCTGTATCCCAAAGTGCCTGAGTTTTCAGTTTGTGCAGGAAACACCTGATGAGGCACTTCTTCCCTACTAACTCCCTTACAGTAGGTATTTTCTCTGGGGCACTATTTTCCTTGCCCTTGGGTTTCTCAGATGACCGTGTTGCCTGTTTCTTAATACTTGGACATGTATATGGCTTACAATGTCTTTTGTGTGCAGGCCAGTGTGTTTCCTGACAGTCTTTTGAGCAGTACAGTGTGGTTTTACAAATTGAGCAACATTTTAGCTCCTCactgtctttttcttcttcgcAACTTGCACAACGTTGGGACTTATCCATGTTGTCGGTTGCTCCATGTCCCGTGGACGCAACCTCCCTTAGTTTAAAGGGCTCCTTCTAGTGGGTTCCACTACCCTCTGTGCCTTGCAACCTGCCCTGAAATGTTCACTGCTTCCACATCTAAAGCAATACTGACAGTAATCTTCGCCTGCTTGAATACAAGCATAACATCTAGGACGGGGGCGTGGTGCTTGGTAATTTCGCTGTGGTGCAAACCTTTGTTGGAACTGAGCTGTTTCCCTCATCTGCGCAGGTCTGAATGCTGGTCGGTACTCCTGCGCTGCTGCTGGTGGCTGCTGGTGGTACACTGGCATGGCATTTGACTCAGCTTTATAAGGTGAGGGTTGTGGGGGTGAAAACACTGGATATGGGGCAGACATATTAGCTGGTTCTCTGCTTGGTGGGGGATACTGTGGGGGCACAGGTGTGGACCTTTGGATGGTTTCCCTGATTTGGGAGATTTCAGCTCTCAGATCTTTCAACAGCACAATGTCAGAGCGAATTTCTTTGATTTCAGACAGCAGACCAGGAGGAAGTGAAGTGGCTGTGTTTTGCTGGGTGGTGCTTTTCTTTTCCACTGGAACTTCACTGGCCTGGACTGTATTCACATTTGTTGCTCGTGATGGGGCagcatgtttctttttgtcctGTCTCTCCTTTTCATTGGTGCATGCAACGTTCAgtttctccagcagcagctcatctgAGGTGTTTGTCTGCAGGAGGTAAGGCTGCAGGTCACTTTTGATATTGTCATTCTTTAGGCCAGTCAGGACAGTATGCATGAATAGACTCTGGACTAGTGCTGGGTCATATTTTAAGTTTGACTCATCTTCCTGAGAAGCAAACAGAATTTTCTGTCTCATGTCCATTGCCCTTATCAGGAAGTTTTGAGGTGTCTCTTTACTGCTCTGGAGCTTATCTTTTTGTGCTGGCTCTCCTATTTGGCCTGCCATCTTGAAATCTTTGCGCCACATAGAGCGGTTAGGGGGTGCTAGCGCCATGTTCTTTGCTGGTGTGCTGGAACTGGCAGGGGGGTTCATGCTTATGTTCATGAGGTCATGCatttcattctctttttcttgtAATGACAGTCTCCTCTACCTCTTTCTGGAGGTTTTCCTGTCTGTCAGTTTGATGCAAAATTTCACTCTCAGTTAGGTTTGTTGCCATTTGGATTTTGTCTATTATGTCTTGAATGTTAAGAAGTTCTGACAAACCTTCATCCTCTCGGTCATCCAATTGCACCCGTTCAAGGTACCTCATGACGTGTGAAATTAATTGACTGCGTGTTTTACCAGTCACATGTTCCTTTCCTGGTCCAGAAACCAGAAGTTCATTGCATACTTTAATCAGTTGTTCAACAGTCAGTTTGTATAATGCTCCTTTAATCTCCAGCTCTAGCTTCTCGAATTCAGACTCCATTTTATCAAAGGAGTGGGCAGAAGTAGTGAAACGAGGGTTTATCTGACTCAATTGGTTCTTTGCTGCTCCCTAGTGGTCACTTTGCTCACTTCAGGATACAAGTCGCCGATGTTTGTCTGAAGATCACCTCCACCGCCTTGCCAACTCCTTTCTCCGATGCCTGGGTTGTTTGAGGAGATGATCAACCAGAGGATTCCACTTGTAGCTCAGTGATGGTCCTCAAGCTAAACATCCCAGCGGTGCCTCCAAATGTTGTGccccttaaacaggggaaatagtgagagagaaggatgaatgaatcacacacgcagctcttcccttcactcgtctctgtattgagtgaggaagaggagcgcgaTCCCCCTACTGGAACCCCGAGGCATTACCAACAGATCAACGCAaaatcaacccacacacacaaggatctgCATCACCTATCTGCATTATTCCTCTTTCTGTTTCACTGCATATGTGCTGCATAGTCTCTACAGTGACcagtttttatgcatatttaaatccaaaaattaaatgacatgtcctgaaaatgatacagtaataactgagacaacaaagaaattagcttttctctaaataaatgaattatgccTGAAAAATTCATTATTCTTGCCTGTCACATAAACACTTGCATATTTTTACTTGCAAGTCACTGTTTAGGCCAAAGTGTTTTGTAAGGGACAAAAGTAGCCTACTAATAATTCAAGAGTTCCCTAAATGAAATTACTTGGACAAATTAGAGTAGTTCAGTAGGATACATGCACAAACTAATCTTTAAACTAAATATACTGATGTGAGCACTGAAGTGCAGGAATTAactacatagatagatagatagatagatagatagtaactttattgatcccgaaggaaattcaagtttccagcatcacagttccatagtgcaaaacatgttagtaaaaaggcagtaaaaaagttagtagtacaaagtacaaaaacatataccagatataaaaatacaaggagatgaagaaaaactgttaaaactgaatacagtgcagggtaacagctgtgatacagaactattaaaaaaagtgactatagtgcagaagagactgttaaaaatgagtatagtgcagggtaactccagtaacTTAATCTATGAAAGTGCagtgtgtgcattattatctgtcctgcagaccgtcctcctttgtcccccccccctagagaggtgttgtacagtttgatggctcgggggacgaatgatttcctgagtctgtctgtggagcactgaCATAGTCAGTTACTACAAGTCTTTGAACTGTATTAAACAAAATTATTGAATTTCCACTACCACTCTAGACTCAATACAGTATGCTGCTGCCAGTACAACTAAATAGGGTGGtgtattttatatacagtatgtctgatTTATCATGTGCTCCAAAAGCCAGGTTCAAAGCCAGGTACTTTCAACCTGGGAAAGCTGTTTTAATGTCTCAACTTGATGCTAAATGCATCCAGTTTACCCCGTGTgtcaattaatcacaaattagaTACACTGCCTAAAACCCaaaacagtatttatttttcatgcaactgtttttgttttgtgttcagaCACTTTGAAGACTCACAAGAACAACTACTATCTATCATGAACTCCATGCTAACCAGGAGCCAGCAGAAAACTATCTGCTCCCAGATGGGAGCTGTCAAACTCAAGCTGCTGTACAAGGCCAGCATCCATGGTTTCACCGGCGCAGCCTTCCACCAACGATGTGACAACCGCTCTCCCACCGTGTCTGTTGGCTACAACGCCACCGGTTATGTGTTTGGAGGCTACACCCAACAACCCTTCAGTCAGTCTGGGCTGCACGTGCGGGATGACCAGGCCTTTCTTTTCACATTCAGTGGAGAAAAGCTCCTCAAATATCCGGTCACCACTCCTGCTAATGCAGTGAAAATGATAAATACCTGTGGTCCATATTTTGGAGAAGCGTTGGTCCTTGTCCACGTAAGCAAAGCAGTAGTGTATAGCAATCCAGGAACTTATTACACCTTTACTGCTGCAGAAATGCATGGCAACGACCTCAACCTGACTGAGTGTGAAGTCTATGAAGTGGAAGGTGAGTTCTCTTTAAATGATCAGATTGTATCTTACATCAAGCACAAGGCAAGCCTGATTGAGCTCCTAACCCATAAACAAAAGCATTTATCTTTTCCTGTTTtcataaatcatatttttgttGCAATTTACACAATGGAACCTCAATGATATTcctattttattgtgttatgtTGGAAGTTCTGCCAGgataaacacaataaacaaacaCCATCAATTTGGTTACCAGAAACCAGActtctaaagtaaaagtacacctGGATACATGCACTCGGTCTGAACAAGCAGTTAAATAGCAGATAGCTCTAGTTTTCTCTTTACCACACTGACTGACAAATAATAACCCGAACCATAGTGTCTGAAGTTCAGAGTGAATATTTTTTGATGTAGAGGAAAGTAAGGAAACAAACAAGGGAGTGGTTTCAGCTAACaagcaaaagtaaaaaatgagTTTGTCTGACGGATGCTTACTTTTAGATTTAATTACTCAGTCTCTCATCGTTCATTCATGTTTCATAACTTCAAAAGACAGTTTATTGATGATTCATTTTGTTAATGTTTAcaatgtaacaaaataaaaattgaatgacttgaatacattaaataataattggTTATTAAAAGCTGTTTTTGCTCTTCAACAGCGATGCCAGAATTTGAGAAGTCGTGGAGGCCGGTGGTCTGGGAAAATGAGTAAGCTGGACGGGGCAGCACCACTCTGCATCATATAATGCTTTTACTGTACTGCTCTGTAATATGTTACAGTGTACTACACCATGCCATACTATACAAAAAGACTTGAGGAAATTATAAATGAGGATGTTTTAAAACTGCTCTTGTTTCTCCAGGAAGAGGACAGAGCTGATGGAGACTATTAAGCTCTACTGCCCCACAGTCAGCTCTGTGTCCCAGGTTCGGGTCCTGCTCATTGGACCAGTTGGAGCTGGAAAGTCCAGCTTCTTCAATTCTATCAACTCTGTATTCAGAGGCCACGTCAGCAACCAGGCCATCACTGGCTCCTCTAGCACCAGCCTCACCACACAGGTTAGTTGTGTCTACTGCTGCAACAATCAGTGCATCATCCTCTTTACAGTTCATATCATTGTAAAacatatctatttttttaacCGCTATTCAGCcaaaataagcaaaaataatacacattactactttgatAAGATGAAGAATTCATAGTAATGGTCGGTCGGTCCACCATTTTGGTCACGACTGAAATATCCCAACAACTATTCCACAAATTGCAATTGAATTTTGCACAGACAATAGGCTTGTTCAAGATGAGCTaggcctgcgcagaatcgatcaccggCGATTGGCGCacaatgcatgccggttagatttgtgtccgacttgatccTGACTTGCTTTGgcgtcatgcacacgtgggcaacgataacctcacaagatcgaggcggccgcagtttttagagccaggagctgcagttgctctccaccgactgcaaggcccagggcattatgggaaacacctggctgtcgcctgatcaaagaACTGATTGATTCTTAGTTTTGACAGTAAACACCATGTTGTAGAAAGTCtgaactttctgtgtaattgtaatatttaacactagattGTAGACTATTAGTCTCAAATTGTGCAATGGTTTAATCTGTTAACAAAAATATCTCGTGTAGTTgataatcatttttttattttttattttattttaattaaggTTAATTTATaagcacttatcaaaacgaTTGCTCATTGTGCTTTACAAGgcagacataaaaataataaaggatagaatcaGATGCCAGATACaggcacatttccacatataatTACAAACAAATAGAGATAAATCCcaacgtggtctgaaaactacaagtagcctacagatcggCTCTAAcaaggttgtcagctgtgtgtctgtccggcgtaacgatactttgtctgcccggcataactttagcaAGTGTCCAACAAatagtgtgtatttgtgctacgttggCAGCACACGTAGTATACGTAACTtaagcgagtttccaacagaccgtgtgtgtgtgttggcggtgagtgtgaggttgatggtggcgttatagctgtgaacttaggtgtagctgtgtgtgtacacttt
The DNA window shown above is from Sebastes fasciatus isolate fSebFas1 unplaced genomic scaffold, fSebFas1.pri Scaffold_86, whole genome shotgun sequence and carries:
- the LOC141763882 gene encoding interferon-induced protein 44-like — its product is MNSMLTRSQQKTICSQMGAVKLKLLYKASIHGFTGAAFHQRCDNRSPTVSVGYNATGYVFGGYTQQPFSQSGLHVRDDQAFLFTFSGEKLLKYPVTTPANAVKMINTCGPYFGEALVLVHVSKAVVYSNPGTYYTFTAAEMHGNDLNLTECEVYEVEAMPEFEKSWRPVVWENEKRTELMETIKLYCPTVSSVSQVRVLLIGPVGAGKSSFFNSINSVFRGHVSNQAITGSSSTSLTTQFRTYSLKAGLEGKPLPIILCDTMGLEESVGAGLDTDDIISILKGHLPDTYQFNPSAPLHSEASGYLKSPDLKDKIHCVVYVIDACKVSIMSTKLEMKLETIRRKVNSMGIPQLVLMTKVDEACPFVSRDIRNIYKSGYIEEMMQEVGARLRVSMSCVVPVKNYSKEFELDVNCDILLLTAIIQMFRSADSYFDELSDRFSKTSV